In Malassezia japonica chromosome 2, complete sequence, one DNA window encodes the following:
- a CDS encoding uncharacterized protein (EggNog:ENOG503NWQV; BUSCO:EOG09264G1F; COG:A) — protein sequence MTHLLPPQMLRLFVARPPLEYVTPLKEDRDWNAPPQKRTQKEIEQRKVRPLEGVSAFLERARQEVADRGEATDVEDTTRTHAIVTQTELRREEKKRTREETQKRMREEYDPKKDTHAIGDPFKTLFLSRLAYTTTERELRREFDRYGPIERIAIVRDRDGKSRGYAFILFERERDMRTAYSRAEGVRIDGRRVMVDVERGRTVKDWKPKRLGGGLGGQSRKPKIKAVADAYARGGGFRGRGGAFRGGFRGRGGGRGGFGRDDGFSGRPRDEGFSGRGRGGGLGRGGGFGGRGGFARDEPPRAFRDGPRDADAGYGARAYRDRDGPATSGYGRPASGSDDRTPKRARY from the exons ATGACCCATCTGCTGCCGCCGCAGATGCTGCGGCTGTTtgtcgcgcggccgccgctggaGTATGTGACGCCCTTGAAGGAGGACCGCGACTggaacgcgccgccgcagaAGCGGACACAAAAAGAgatcgagcagcgcaaggtgcgGCCGCTCGAAGGCGTCTCCGCCtttctcgagcgcgcgcgccaggaagtcgccgaccgcggcgaggcgaccgACGTCGAAGACACGACACGTACCCATGCGATCGTGACACagaccgagctgcgccgcgaggaaaagaagcgcacgcgcgaagAGACGCAgaagcgcatgcgcgaAGAAT ACGACCCCAAAAAGGATACCCACGCCATCGGCGACCCATTCAAGACGCTGTTCTTGTCGCGCCTGGCCTACACCAcgaccgagcgcgagcttcGCCGCGAGTTTGATCGGTACGGGCcgatcgagcgcatcgccatcgtgcgcgaccgcgacgGAAAAAGCAGGGGGTATGCATTCATCCTATTCGAGAGGGAGCGCGATATGCGTA CCGCATACTCGCGCGCAGAGGGCGTTCGCATCgacgggcgccgcgtcatggtcgacgtcgagcgggGACGCACCGTCAAGGACTGGAAGCCGaaacgcctcggcggcggacTCGGCGGCCAGTCGCGTAAGCCCAAAATCAAGGCAGTCGCCGATGCAT acgcacgcggcggGGGATTccgcggacgcggcggtgcaTTCCGCGGCGGGTTCCGTGGCCGGGGAGGCGGCCGGGGGGGATTTGGCCGCGACGACGGCTTCagcggccgcccgcgcgacgagggctttagcggccgtggccgcggcggcggcttggggcgcggcggcggctttggcggccgcggcggattcgcacgcgacgagccTCCGCGCGCCTTCCGCGACGGCCcgcgcgatgccgacgcGGGCtacggcgcacgcgcgtaCCGCGACCGCGATGGGCCCGCTACGAGCGGCTACGGCCGCCCGGCGAGCGGATCCGATGACCGCACACCAAAGCGCGCACGATATTAG
- a CDS encoding uncharacterized protein (EggNog:ENOG503P3WJ; SECRETED:SignalP(1-19); BUSCO:EOG09264UJF; COG:S) translates to MRAAVLGWLALCAATAVRCASPQIVYQLQSDREPDLVDQLVGEARERNIPLDSELRPTDVERHSASFAWGVCGGSELAVQVQSIALNPDPPVKGQNLTVHGKGTLHTEVKNGTFIDLSVRVGFLRIFSQRVDVCEALKENDVEIQCPLAPGVYDVKHTAELPAHIPPAKYSVHVTGETHDGKPLACLDVALSFSMFSQARRWLGW, encoded by the exons ATGCGGGCCGCTGTGTTGGGATGGCTTGCGCTGTGCGCGGCAAcagcggtgcgctgcgcctcgcctcAGATTGTGTACCAGCTGCAGAGCGACCGTGAACCGGACCTTGTTGACCAGCTCgtgggcgaggcgcgcgagcgcaacaTCCCGCTCGACAGCGAGCTGCGGCCGACGGATGTGGAGCGCCACAGCGCTTCGTTTGCGTGGGGCGtgtgcggcggcagcgagctTGCGGTGCAGGTGCAGTCCATTGCACTGAACCCCGATCCTCCGGTCAAGGGCCAGAACCTCACCGTGCACGGCAAAGGCACGCTGCACACCGAGGTCAAGAACGGCACCTTTATCGACCTGAGCGTGCGTGTCGGCTTCCTGCGCATCTTTtcgcagcgcgtcgacgtgtGCGAGGCGCTGAAAGAGAACGATGTCGAGATCCAGTGCCCGCTGGCGCCAGGCGTCTACGACGTGAAGCACACGGCCGAGCTGCCGGCCCACATCCCGCCCG CCAAGTACAGCGTGCATGTCACCGGCGAGACGCACGACGGCAAGCCGCTTGCGTGCCTCGATGTCGCCCTCTCCTTCTCGATGTTTTCGCAGGCCCGCCGCTGGCTGGGCTGGTAG
- a CDS encoding uncharacterized protein (TransMembrane:1 (o424-442i); COG:S; EggNog:ENOG503NUKS): MVGARIDGGTDANALRVADLRAILHEYQIAVPSGARKSALVESFNTYVRPQLPAAAQHEQVRKAQRVSDSPVASPGRKERISRLHGTPIKERKEPIRATPEIKFGDENPFQSASPRVARPKAEDEDEARVPRTPSAPPEPALAPPSEKSARSVPRADVATPPARSVRADTLTKTRTPEQVHALAAHPPSPPSEPAVRPLGASLVHWRATLVRWLVWALALAWLYYCHQTRTLGFCDEHAQPVLAPSFAPQCTPCPDHAVCSNRAIRSCKSTDYVLEAPGVVRVPLLPYALPLSWTAPQCVPDTYKLVLAAELADAIVDYLAHWHGQVQCGRAAPHANAPSHALGRYAVPASSVRALLLERVDEEVDAPTFSSVWAMATAGLGEHASSEFVQISTPSGVWFASQRSAMPVACRLRLYLADLVWESRLRVLVSLLAAMLVYSVLQRVRRTRVRRAEDKTYVHDVYARLQEQATRHAHGDGPREMPAAHLRDVVLATEPDPRVRRQRWAHVARIVEQNANVRTRQAQWHGEWQRVWEWVGIVPGAPPTPQRAPSPSRASPPSSAHPP, encoded by the coding sequence atggtcggcgcgcggatCGACGGCGGGACGGACGCgaacgcgctgcgcgtcgcggaccTGCGCGCGATCCTGCACGAGTACCAAATTGCAGTGCCGAGCGGGGCACGCAAGTCGGCGCTTGTCGAGTCGTTTAATACGTACGTGCGCCCCCAgctgccggcggcggcgcaacACGAACAGGTGCGcaaagcgcagcgcgtgtCCGACAGCCCGGTCGCGAGTCCCgggcgcaaggagcgcatcaGCAGACTGCACGGCACACCGATCAAGGAGCGAAAGGAGCCGATCCGTGCGACGCCCGAAATCAAGTTTGGCGACGAGAACCCGTTTCAGTCGGCATCGCCGCGGGTAGCGCGTCCCAAGGCAgaggacgaagacgaggcgcgcgtgccgcgcacgccgagcgcgccgccggagcCTGCacttgcgccgccgagcgagaagagtgcacgcagcgtgcccCGGGCCGACGTCGCTACGCCGCCCGCCCGCTCGGTGCGGGCCGATACCCTGACCAAGACAcgcacgcccgagcaggtgcatgcgcttgccgcgcacCCCCCCTCGCCTCCGTCCGAGCCGGCCGTGCGTCCGCTCggtgcgtcgctcgtgcacTGGCGTGCGACACTCGTGCGCTGGCTTGTGTGGGCGCTTGCCCTCGCCTGGCTGTACTACTGCCACCAAACGCGTACGCTTGGCTTTTGTgacgagcacgcgcagcCCGTGCTTGCGCCGTCGTTTGCGCCGCAGTGCACGCCGTGCCCCGACCATGCCGTGTGCAGCAACAGGGCGATCCGCTCGTGCAAGAGTACCGACTATGTCCTCGAGGCACCCGGCGTTGTGCGTGTCCCCCTGCTGCCGTATGCGCTGCCATTGTCGTggaccgcgccgcagtgCGTGCCCGACACGTACAAGCTTGTGCTTGCGGCGGAGCTTGCGGATGCGATTGTCGACTACCTCGCGCACTGGCACGGCCAGGTGCAgtgcggccgtgcggcgccgcatgcGAATGCGCCGAGCCATGCGCTGGGGCGGTACGCCGTGCCCGCGTCGAgtgtgcgtgcgctgctgctcgagcgtgtcgacgaggaggtCGACGCCCCCACCTTTTCGTCGGTGTGGGCGATGGCGACCGCcggtctcggcgagcatgcCTCGTCCGAGTTTGTGCAGATTTCCACGCCGAGTGGCGTGTGGTTTGCGTCGCAGCGGTCGGCGATGCCTGTCGCGTGCCGCCTCCGTCTGTACCTCGCCGATCTCGTGTGGGAGagccgcctgcgcgtcctcgtgtcgctcctcgccgcgaTGCTTGTCTACTCGGttctgcagcgcgtccggcgcacgcgggtGCGTCGTGCGGAGGACAAGACGTACGTCCACGACGTCTACGCGCGTCTCCAGGAGCAGGCGACGCGTCACGCCCACGGCGACGGCCCCCGCGAGAtgcccgccgcgcacctccGCGACGTGGTGCTCGCCACGGAGCCGGACccccgcgtgcgccgccagcgctgggcgcacgtcgcgcgtaTTGTGGAGCAGAACGCGAatgtgcgcacgcgccaggcgcagTGGCACGGCGAGTGGCAGCGTGTGTGGGAGTGGGTCGGCATCGTGCCCGGCGCCCCCCCCACAccccagcgcgcgccgtcaccgagccgcgcgtcgccccCGTCCTCCGCACATCCTCCGTAG
- a CDS encoding uncharacterized protein (TransMembrane:2 (i381-397o403-426i)), translating to MPKLDGSDKARSGTARKRQDRAPGLIRVAQRRPEPLVATAAPSTSDVLVAGTSAAASAAPSAAETEETLSETSLQSHHTLPIPASSEDAHISMPRSVSAGTLDTQGQLERLLLQSLDSDDQRKAKRAKRATWAAPPREYHVDDSPDSESTEPEAHGSSEHDDGGGGATRHVYFDERMLHRQSSRQFWHHEARQARRAAFHPGSPHLDKRQAMEALMHRLQAQIEDAGNMLRHVPPNEWPFGRGSGSSTPYSEVLGYEVRRTLRPRPSIPVWEERPKVARPLRVSLRLTLEAHAPFFSASTARAPESHGWLAGVVRDLVQNALAYRVLVRSGAPADGPRVNVVLAALPTRALVWMSDVLHAPSTRRAYPPWLAPALRSHRPLYFQAILMQITVPTFLLHRANMIFATVLELTLVLTQLLLCLLLAGVQHTHS from the coding sequence ATGCCGAAGCTGGACGGGAGCGACAAAGCGCggagcggcacggcgcgcaagcgccaggATCGCGCACCGGGCTTGATTCGGGTGGCCCAGCGGCGGCCTGAACCCTTGGTCGCGACggctgcgccgagcacgagcgacgtgctggTTGCGggcacctcggcggcggcctcggcggcgccctCGGCGGCAGAGACCGAAGAGACGCTGTCGGAGACGAGTCTGCAGTCGCACCACACCCTCCCTATACCTGCGTCGAGCGAAGATGCGCACATTTCCATGCCGCGCTCTGTGAGTGCCGGCACACTCGATACCCAGggccagctcgagcgactgctgctccagtcgctcgacagtgacgaccagcgcaaggcgaagcgtgccaagcgcgcgacgtgggcCGCCCCCCCGCGCGAGTACCACGTCGACGACTCGCCCGACTCGGAGAGcaccgagcccgaggcgcacggAAGCAGCGAGCACGACgatggcggcggcggcgcgacgcgccacgTCTACTTTGACGAGCGCATGCTCCACCGCCAGTCCTCGCGCCAGTTCTGGCaccacgaggcgcgccaggcgcggcgtgctgcgttCCACCCCGGCTCGCCACACCTGGACAAGCGCCAGGCGATGGAAGCGCTGATGCACCGCCTCCAGGCGCAGATTGAGGACGCGGGCAACATGCTGCGCCACGTCCCCCCCAACGAGTGGCCCTTTGgccgcggctcgggctcgagTACGCCGTACTCGGAAGTGCTGGGCtacgaggtgcgccgcacgctgcgcccccGCCCTTCGATTCCGGTGTGGGAGGAGCGGCCAAAGGTGGCGCGCCcgctgcgcgtgtcgctgcgcctcacgctcgaggcgcatgcgcccTTCTTTtccgcgtcgaccgcgcgtGCCCCCGAGTCGCACGGGTGGCTCGCTGGTGTCGTGCGCGACCTGGTGCAGAATGCGCTGGCCTACCGGGTGCTGGTCCGCTCgggtgcgccggccgacggccCCCGCGTGAACGTCGTgcttgccgcgctgccgacaCGCGCACTTGTGTGGATGTCTGACGTGCTGCatgcgccgagcacgcggcgtgcgtacCCCCCCTGGCTCGCACCTGCCCTGCGCTCGCACCGCCCCCTGTATTTCCAGGCGATTCTTATGCAAATTACGGTCCCCACCTTTCTGCTGCACCGTGCAAACATGATTTTTGCAACGGTCCTTGAATTGACGCTTGTCCTTACCCAGCTTTTGCTCTGTCTGCTTCTGGCTGGCGTACAACACACGCACTCTTAG
- the MRE11 gene encoding meiotic recombination (EggNog:ENOG503NUJ4; COG:L; BUSCO:EOG09262GVX), whose translation MDSQVRFLLASDTHLGYLERDPVRGNDSFEAFREVLEIARAQDVDFILLGGDLFHENKPSRATMHRTMAMLREYTFGERAVSVELLSDPHDAQRGYPFPAVNYEDPNLNVSIPIFSIHGNHDDPQGSDEHGPLSALDMLAAAGLINYFGRLDLASETSAKRKAQGTDDMIAVRPVLLRKGDTRIALYGMGNIKDERLSYELKAKHVCMYRPAEDPDDWFNLLVVHQNRAAHNPRAFIPESAFDDSVDLVVWGHEHEQRILPESVSEKNYYISQPGSSVATSLSPGETVEKCVAIVHVDHKDFKIEPIALQSVRPFVMKDISLPTEAAAARLDPSKREDVTKLLRKHVDSLISAAERAWEERVAAIPQDARRPQPLPLVRLRVAYDTQIPLGNLARFGHEFAGRIANPKDVVQLQLKRSRQTRDNSAGHVVRLDKDMIPAEKLERIQLSSLVLENVRLQNFDLLDAAQLQRSVMGYVEKDERDAVEQFLQHTLSDIEAQLAAEHLDETQLQAELERVSAQQRSALAALDVGDTGMMQATPRRPPPSARTARPAAPRPPVSSTPLVPLPPRPALSPSPEPEVRTARRRVSSPSPPSVPPSAPPSAPPTPLSSRAAALSQLGTARPSRRRRGDNVF comes from the exons ATGGACAGCCAAGTGCGCTTCCTGCTCGCGTCGGATACGCATCTTGGGTACTTGGAACGGGATCCTGTGCGTGGAAATGACTCGTTCGAGGCCTTTCGTGAGGTCCTCGAGattgcgcgtgcgcaggacgTTGATTTCATCCTGCTAGGCGGCGACCTGTTTCACGAGAACaagccgtcgcgcgcgacgatgcACCGGACGATGgcgatgctgcgcgagtacacgtttggcgagcgcgccgtgtcggTCGAACTGCTCAGCGACCcgcacgatgcgcagcgGGGCTACCCATTTCCAGCGGTGAACTACGAGGACCCGAACCTCAACGTGAGCATTCCCATCTTTTCGATCCACGGCAACCATGACGACCCGCAGGGCTCGGATGAGCATGGGCCGCTCTCGGCGCTTGACATGCTCGCAGCCGCAGGCCTCATCAACTACTTTGGGCGCTTGGACCTCGCTTCCGAGACCAGTGCCAAGCGCAAGGCACAGGGGACCGACGACATGATTGCCGTGCGCCCAgtgctcctgcgcaagggCGACACGCGTATTGCTTTGTATGGCATGGGCAACATCAAGGACGAGCGGCTCTCGTACGAGCTCAAGGCGAAGCACGTGTGCATGTACCGACCGGCGGAAGACCCGGACGACTGGTTCAacctgctcgtcgtgcacCAAAACCGCGCGGCACACAACCCCCGCGCGTTTATCCCCGAGAGCGCGTTTGACGACTCAGTGGACCTCGTCGTCTGGGGgcacgagcacgagcaACGGATCCTCCCCGAGTCCGTCTCGGAAAAGAACTACTACATTTCCCAGCCGGgcagcagcgtcgcgacgagccTCTCGCCGGGCGAGACGGTGGAAAAGTGCGTCGCGATCGTCCACGTCGACCACAAGGACTTTAAGATTGAGCCGATTGCTCTGCAGTCCGTGCGCCCATTTGTTATGAAGGACATTTCGCTGCcgaccgaggccgcggccgcgcgcctcgatccaagcaagcgcgaggacgtgaccaagctcctgcgcaagcacgTCGACTCACTCATCAGCGCGGCTGAACGTGCATGGgaagagcgcgtcgctgcgatCCCCCAAGACGCCCGGCGGCCCCAACCCTTGCCACTCGTCCGCCTGCGCGTTGCCTACGATACCCAGATTCCCCTCGGCAACCTGGCGCGGTTCGGCCACGAATTCGCAGGGCGCATTGCGAATCCAAAGGATGTTGTCCAGCTGCAGCTCAAGCGCAGCCGCCAGACCCGCGACAACTCTGCGGGACACGTCGTGCGGCTCGATAAAGACATGATTCCCGCCGAaaagctcgagcgcatccaaCTCTCGTCGCTGGTCCTCGAGAATGTGCGCCTGCAAAACTTTGACTTGCTCGACGCTGCACAGCTCCAGCGCAGCGTTATGGGCTACGTGGAAAAGGACGA ACGCGATGCCGTCGAGCAGTTCCTCCAGCATACCCTGAGCGACATCGAGGCGCAACTTGCAGCCGAGCATCtcgacgagacgcagcTCCAGGcagagctcgagcgcgtgagTGCTCAGCAGCGCTCAgcgctggcggcgctcgatgtAGGCGATACGGGCATGATGCAAGCGACACCACGCCGCCCAccgccgtcggcacgcactgcacggccggccgcgccgcgccccccCGTGTCGAGTacgccgctcgtgccgctTCCTCCCCGCCCCGCGCTGAGCCcgtcgcccgagcccgaagtgcggacggcgcggcggcgcgtctcttctccctcgccgccgtctgTGCCGCCGTCCGCACCGCCGTCCGCACCGCCTACCCCCCTCTcctcgcgtgcggcggcgctctcgcagctcggcacggcgcgtccgtcgcggcggcgtcgaggtgaCAACGTTTTTTAG
- the PRE10 gene encoding proteasome endopeptidase complex (EggNog:ENOG503NU0E; BUSCO:EOG092644WX; COG:O; MEROPS:MER0000553), whose protein sequence is MASQGTGYDLSASTYSPDGRIFQIEYATKAVENAGTAIAVRTKDGVVFGVESLVPSKLLVPGANKRIFTVADHVGLTSAGLTADGKHLAGRARDEANNFQDNYKQSVPVKTLAERTALYVQAFTLYSSVRPFGISSIVGGVDETRGPQLYVIEPSGVFWGYHGCAIGKGKQFAKTEVEKLSLETLTMKEAVDEVARIIYKAHDDAKDKEFELELSWVGAETNNVHQPVPAELRQEAVRKAQQALEEEMED, encoded by the exons ATGGCCTCGCAAGGGACGGGGTACGACCTTTCGGCGAGCACCTACTCGCCTGATGGGCGCATCTTTCAGATCGAATACGCGACCAAGGCTGTAGAGAATGCAGGGACCGCGATCGCGGTGCGGACCAAGGACGGTGTCGTGTTTGGCGTCGAGAGCCTGGTGCCGTCGAAGCTGCTCGTGCCCGGCGCGAACAAGCGCATCTTTACGGTGGCGGACCACGTTGGCCTG ACCTCGGCGGGCCTCACGGCCGACGgcaagcacctcgcggggcgtgcgcgcgacgaggcgaacAACTTCCAGGACAATTACAAGCAGTCCGTGCCGGTCAAGACGCTTGcggagcgcaccgcgctgTACGTGCAGGCGTTTACGCTCTACTCGTCTGTGCGTCCGTTTGGCATTTCGTCGAttgtcggcggcgtggacgAGACGCGCGGGCCCCAACTCTATGTCATCGAACCGTCGGGCGTCTTTTGGGGCTACCACGGCTGCGCGATCGGCAAGGGCAAGCAGTTTGCCAAGACCGAGGTCGAAAAGCTCTCGCTTGAGACGCTCACGATGAaggaggcggtcgacgaggtggcGCGCATCATCTACAAGGCCCACGACGACGCAAAAGACAAGGAGTTTGAGCTCGAACTCTCGTGGGTCGGTGCCGAGACCAACAACGTGCACCAGCCGGTCCCGGCagagctgcgccaggaggccgtgcgcaaggcgcagcaggcgctcgaggaggagatGGAGGATTAG
- the ERF2 gene encoding protein S-acyltransferase (EggNog:ENOG503NVDK; BUSCO:EOG09264FYY; COG:I; TransMembrane:4 (i38-57o69-90i195-218o244-268i)), producing the protein MPHVAVRRGASPAEGAAYEGQTYTLLSGRVQTSKDSPWIIVTTLVLFLAVPAMWIGWEAKFVWLHVSPAVVILGAFFWLNAIAAMFVTAFRDPGVLPRHVDPTPEREAPEQSPFDIEPPLGAPKEIDVPLKRVDDGGDPSQGIEMLFARKWCNACQVYRPPRCSHCRSCDNCVDGLDHHCVFLNACIGRRNYTTFYAMLFHMLGVSWMGLVGCILHLYRLASPRTPGAERGFVHALKASPSSVAFFWLALVWMIPVACLFIYHTWLLLRNRSTVEQIRLETTHQLYDMHAPSGEWMHDNAVLRKMSACSAAIRAQCVPKDFATPPPNAANTTARARRRTPFQYANWARNAYVVLGRPVPGRYRPGASL; encoded by the exons ATGCCGCAtgtcgcggtgcgccgcggcgcgtcgcctgccGAGGGCGCTGCGTACGAAGGCCAGACGTATACTCTTTTGAGTGGGCGTGTGCAGACCTCTAAAGATAGTCCGTGGATTATTGTGACGACGCTCGTCCTCTTTCTAGCGGTGCCTGCGATGTGGATCGGGTGGGAAGCCAAATTTGTTTGGCTGCATGTGAGCCCTGCGGTGGTGATCCTCGGCGCGTTTTTTTGGCTGAATGCGATTGCGGCGATGTT TGTCACTGCGTTCCGCGATCCTGGTGTGCTTCCGCGGCACGTGGACCccacgcccgagcgcgaggcgcccgagcagTCGCCCTTTGACATTGAGCCgccgctcggtgcgccgaAAGAGATCGACGTGCCGCTGAAGCGTGTCGACGATGGCGGCGACCCCTCCCAAGGCATCGAGATGCTCTTTGCCCGAAAGTGGTGCAATGCGTGCCAGGTGTATCGCCCCCCCCGCTGCAGTCACTGCCGCTCGTGCGACAACTGCGTCGACGGCCTGGACCACCACTGTGTCTTTCTTAATGCGTGCATCGGCCGCCGCAACTATACGACGTTCTATGCGATGCTCTTTCATATGCTCGGCGTGAGCTGGATGGGCTTGGTCGGGTGTATCCTGCACCTGTACCGCCTCGCGAGCCCCcgcacgcccggcgcagAGCGTGGGTTCGTCCATGCGCTCAAGGcatcgccgtcgagcgtcgccttcttctggctcgcgctcgtgtGGATGATCCCCGTGGCCTGCCTCTTTATCTACCACACGTGgctcctgctgcgcaaccGGAGCACGGTCGAGCAGATCCGCCTCGAGACCACGCACCAGCTCTACGATATGCACGCGCCGTCCGGCGAGTGGATGCACGACAACGCCGTGCTGCGTAAGATGagcgcatgctcggcggcgatccGTGCGCAGTGTGTCCCCAAAGACTTTGCGACGCCCCCGCCGAACGCTGCAAATACCACCGcccgcgcacggcggcgcacaccgTTCCAGTACGCGAACTGGGCGCGCAACGCGTacgtcgtcctcggccgGCCGGTGCCGGGGCGCTACCGCCCCGGCGCCTCCTTGTAG
- the rio2 gene encoding non-specific serine/threonine protein kinase (BUSCO:EOG09262KVB; EggNog:ENOG503NX5X; COG:T) — MRLDATDVRYITPDEFRVLTAVEMGSKNHEVVPSTLIAQISALRHSGISKLLGSLAKRKLVARVQNNAYDGFRLTYGGYDYLAVRALSKRKSIYSVGHRIGVGKESDIQVVASEEGEQRVLKLHRLGRISFRKIKEKRDYMGKRKSASWMYMSRLAAEKEYEFMQVLHEHKFPVPTPIDQARHTLVMSFIDAYPLRQISAMPEAQVRKLYAALMALIVRLAHAGLIHGDFNEFNLLVREVYEEDEYEEEFAEPMQAPVQEQDEPKPVEGATVQQGKGFERVVLNDADEEEEEEEEEEEEEDDDDELITFEDGIQVEPILIDFPQMVSIDHPNADYYFERDVDCVRRFFRKRFRFESDEYPKFDEVVATMPKDKPRLDEITKASGYGNVTDDVLSQHIESMRIHGKEGAEESEDDEEGEDDDEDDDDDDDEDEDDEDDEEEDDKDAEDNDDALETASRAPHTSSRPKLDSSDIATRVAVSQVRTSRREQKHHGRKAQATKTGRRHGGGKAKHNKERTVADSLAF; from the coding sequence ATGCGTTTGGATGCAACGGATGTGCGGTACATCACGCCGGACGAGTTCCGCGTGCTGACTGCGGTGGAGATGGGCTCCAAGAACCACGAGGTGGTACCGTCGACGCTCATTGCTCAgatctcggcgctgcggcactCGGGTATCagcaagctgctcggcagcctcgcgaagcgcaagctcgtcgcgcgcgtgcagaACAATGCGTACGACGGATTCCGCCTGACGTACGGAGGGTACGACTACCTTGCGGTGCGCGCACTGAGCAAGCGTAAGTCGATCTACAGCGTGGGGCACCgcatcggcgtcggcaaGGAGAGCGATATCCAGGTCGTGGCGAGCGAGGagggcgagcagcgcgtgctgaagctgcaccgcctcggccgcatTAGTTTCCGCAAGATCAAGGAGAAGCGCGACTACATGGGCAAGCGCAAGAGCGCAAGCTGGATGTACATgagccgcctcgcggcaGAGAAGGAGTACGAATTTATGCAAGTCTTGCACGAGCACAAGTTTCCGGTCCCGACGCCGATCGACCAGGCGCGGCATACGCTCGTAATGTCGTTTATCGATGCGTACCCACTGCGCCAGATCTCAGCGatgcccgaggcgcaggtgcgcaagcTGTACGCGGCACTCATGGCGCTCATTGTGCGCCTCGCACACGCCGGCTTGATCCACGGCGACTTTAACGAGTTTAATTTGCTTGTGCGCGAGGTTTACGAGGAAGACGAGTACGAGGAGGAGTTTGCCGAGCCGATGCAGGCACCTGTGCAGGAGCAGGACGAGCCGAAGCCGGTCGAGGGTGCGACGGTCCAGCAGGGCAAGGGCtttgagcgcgtcgtgctcaacgacgcggacgaggaagaggaggaagaggaggaggaggaggaagaagaagacgacgacgacgagctcatTACGTTCGAGGACGGTATCCAGGTCGAGCCGATCCTGATCGATTTTCCGCAGATGGTCAGCATCGACCACCCCAATGCGGACTACTACTTTGAGCGCGATGTGGACTGTGTCCGCCGCTTCTTTCGCAAACGGTTCCGATTCGAGTCGGACGAATACCCCAAGTTTGACGAGGTGGTCGCGACGATGCCAAAGGACAagccgcgcctcgacgagatTACCAAGGCGAGTGGCTACGGCAATGTGACGGACGATGTGCTGTCGCAACATATCGAAAGCATGCGCATTCATGGAAAGGAGGGTGCAGAGGAAAGTGAGGACGATGAGGAGGGcgaagacgacgacgaagacgacgatgacgacgatgacgaAGACGAAGACGATGAAGACGACGAAGAAGAGGACGATAAAGACGCCGAGGACAACGACGATGCTCTCGAAACGGCTTCGCGTGCTCCTCACACGTCGTCTCGTCCCAAGCTCGACTCATCCGACATTGCTACTCGCGTCGCCGTGTCGCAAGTCCGCACGTCCCGGCGCGAGCAAAAGCACCACGGCCGCAAGGCCCAGGCGACCAAGACCGGACGCCgccacggcggcggcaaggCCAAGCACAACAAGGAGCGCACCGTggccgactcgctcgcctTTTAG